Within the Candidatus Paceibacterota bacterium genome, the region TAAGTGGATTATGGCCGTTTCGCTTCCTCCAATTCCGCCCCTTTCCAGCGATTCCGGAACCCACGGCTCTATAGTCTTAGCACAAAAGAATACGATTGACTTATCGCTCCACTTTTTCACGACCACTTCGTTTCTAATTCCTGAAATTATTCCGTCGTTTTCCAGATCATGAGGCACAGCGGCAAGCAGTGCGGGTATTTTGCCAGACTCGTTTTCTTTTTCTAAAAAATGAGCTATATGCATGACATCCTTGGCAATGTTCCTTTTTTCCACGCTTCTTTTTATCATCTCGTGCAAAAATATGATATTTTCCTCGTATGGATTGATTTTCAGCGCACCGGTTGAAGCGGTCAAGGCTTCGTTTATCCTGCCAACCTGCAAAAGACAGTGAGCATATAGGGATAATGGCTTCCATGTTACGTCCGCGACATATTTCACGAGTCCGTTATCCGGCATTTTCTTAGTCATTCCAGTTTCGAGCCAGCCGATTGCCCTGCTGTAGTCTTTTTCAGGCACATAACATTCAGCCATGCCGTAATACGCTTCCGGATAAGAGGGGCATAATTGAATAGCCGACTGATAGGCTAGTATCGCTCTTTCAAAATCCTTCTCACTTCGATAGAGAGACCCGATCAGAAGCAATGCTTCATAGACCTCCTCACCCCATCCCGAAATTTCAGTGTATTGCCATAGTGCCAATAATGCTTCCTTGGTTTTTCCGAGCATAGACCACGTTTTCCCGACATAAAACAAAGTTCTAGGATCAGTGTTGTTTCCCTGATCTTTCAAATCCATTAAAAGCAATTTCAAATTCCTCTGAGCCTTGGCCTCTCCGTCAAAATTTCCATGTTTGTGAATTCTAATAATCTTATCAGTCTTGTCATATAGGGCGTTTTTGGTCAGAGGAGTTATGTTTTCATGCACCCTTCCTCCTCCTCTCGCGCCCTCCCATTTGAAGTGTCCGTCATTTTTTACGAACATTATTTTTCCGTGTGTTTCAAGGGGATTCCCGTATCGATCTATAAGATACCAATAGTCCATCCAGTAACCCTTGACGTTATATTCGTTCGCCTGCTCAATAAGACCTCTTAAGTTCTCTCCGCCCTTGTATATGTCGTCTGAGTCCATCCATAAAATCCAATCACCCTTAGCCTGATCGAAGTTGAAATTCCTTGCTTCGACGAAGTTGTCGTTCCATTGATAATTCGAAATTTTTATTTTTGGATTTTTAAATTTCTTTTTGGCTTTTAAGTCCGTTATCGTCAGACAAACCTCATCCACATACTTTTCTACCGAAGCAATCGCTTCTTCTGTGTTCTTAAGTTCCTGTTCGTCATTTTTAACAATTATGCACAAACTTATTTTTTCATTCATATTTTTTGGCAAATAGTAAAACCCCGAAACTTGCGCATGAATTTACGCATTTCCCTTCTCTCTGTGAAGACTTCGGGATAAAACTTTTTAATTAATAATAAAAGCCCCGCGGGAAGGCTGATCCCCCAGCGAAGCGACTTGGCTTTAGATGATGCTGTGTCGTTCATTTGTACTCTCCGTGCGTATTTTATAGCCTCCAGTTGCCTGACCATTTCGTCTGGATTAAGTTTCGCGTAATCTTTTATCAGTTCTTCGATCTTATCCCACTTATCGCCGTGCGATCCAATCTCAACAACGGGTATCTCGATACCGTCTATTTTCGCCATTTGGCCGTCAACAGAAATTGTTAGTTTCTCAAATTTTGGCATAAATTGCTTTCAGACCTTTCGGGGAATCGGTCTGAAGTGATCCCCGAAGGAACAATTATTTAACTGTTTAACCCGTGAATCCGGAATAGTACGCACTTGACGCTTCGCCTCTCGCTTCGAGAGTAAGCTCTGACACTGCCTGCGCTCTTCGTCTGTCAATAGACTCGATGGGGAGTTTTTCCATATGAGTTTTGTCAAGCCAGCTAATCTTCCAGTATTCATTGCGGATAGCAACCAATTCTTTTGCATTAGCGGCATTAGATAAATTCCTGTGCCAGAAGATCTTGTGTATTCCAAAATCTCCTTCATACACATTCACCGCGCTGACAAGTCTCTTGTCCGTTACATCGACATTTTTGGTGGCTCCGCCGGTAAAGCCGGAAATATCCCTCTTGAGAGTAGTTCCGACATATATCTCGTCAGCCACTTCATCGGTCGATCCCTTGATCATCGCGATGATGTCATTGAACACGGTTTCAGATAGACTATCTCCTGAATTTCTCGCGGTCTTGTTCGTCGAGATGTTGGCGATAACGCCAGCAAGTCTTCGAGCGGTGGCCGAAGCGCCGGATGCTTTTGAGCCTGCCATTAAGGCGAGTTCAACATCCTTAGCATGCTTCGTGAGATATTTCTTAATCTGATACTCGAACGGACTGCCCTCCCCGCTGTTAATCAACATCTGAGTCCTCGATACCTGGATGTTCTCCAAGAAAATCTGAGTGATGTTGTTAGCGCGGGACGGTCCCGTATGATCTCCGACGGTGAATGCGCTCATCTCGGCGTTGGCGTTATCGGCGGCGGCCGCAAAGGTATCAGTGAGATACTCATGCAGCGTGTTGGTCGCCTTTGCTCCCTCTCCAAGTCCCGACAGCAGCGGAGTCTCTTTGGGAGAGATATTCGTTACGATCGGCACAAGGTCTTCCATTCGAGCGGCGTCATCGTATGTTATATATCCTATAGCCATTTTATTGTGAACTCTTGAATGTGAAATGGTCTTTAAGGTGTCCTAGCTTGTGGTCGATTAAGCCGTCCATGTTGCCTTTGTTCGCCTCATTGACCACTCGCTCCAGATCCTCCCTCTTCCCGCCTCCCACTCTTGAGTTCCCTTTCAGCATTGCGTTATTGTTGTCTTCTTTTGCCTTTTTCTCGGCAAGTTTGGATTCGGCATAGGACTTGAGCTTTGAACTCGCAT harbors:
- a CDS encoding DUF5309 family protein — its product is MAIGYITYDDAARMEDLVPIVTNISPKETPLLSGLGEGAKATNTLHEYLTDTFAAAADNANAEMSAFTVGDHTGPSRANNITQIFLENIQVSRTQMLINSGEGSPFEYQIKKYLTKHAKDVELALMAGSKASGASATARRLAGVIANISTNKTARNSGDSLSETVFNDIIAMIKGSTDEVADEIYVGTTLKRDISGFTGGATKNVDVTDKRLVSAVNVYEGDFGIHKIFWHRNLSNAANAKELVAIRNEYWKISWLDKTHMEKLPIESIDRRRAQAVSELTLEARGEASSAYYSGFTG
- a CDS encoding tetratricopeptide repeat protein is translated as MNEKISLCIIVKNDEQELKNTEEAIASVEKYVDEVCLTITDLKAKKKFKNPKIKISNYQWNDNFVEARNFNFDQAKGDWILWMDSDDIYKGGENLRGLIEQANEYNVKGYWMDYWYLIDRYGNPLETHGKIMFVKNDGHFKWEGARGGGRVHENITPLTKNALYDKTDKIIRIHKHGNFDGEAKAQRNLKLLLMDLKDQGNNTDPRTLFYVGKTWSMLGKTKEALLALWQYTEISGWGEEVYEALLLIGSLYRSEKDFERAILAYQSAIQLCPSYPEAYYGMAECYVPEKDYSRAIGWLETGMTKKMPDNGLVKYVADVTWKPLSLYAHCLLQVGRINEALTASTGALKINPYEENIIFLHEMIKRSVEKRNIAKDVMHIAHFLEKENESGKIPALLAAVPHDLENDGIISGIRNEVVVKKWSDKSIVFFCAKTIEPWVPESLERGGIGGSETAIIHLSKRLAKLGWEVTVYNWCADRAGVYDGVNYKNWWEFNKKDDFNVLIIWRTPEMLDLDFKAKFIGVDMHDVGNPYDFTSERLEKINKIFVKTQAHRRLYPKVPDEKFAIINNGIDPERFEGSETRNPYRLMYSSTADRGLELLLDLFPRIKKEVPQAELHLFYGMQTFKGLEKDNPERMRFLQRLENKIKTTEGVVNHGRVDQNTLAREFMKSEVWVYPTDFYEISCITAMEAQAAGCFPVTTKKAALDEVVQFGAKVNERIDQKDVQDEWIKYVIININGGFDPKKMIGWAKKEFDWNGVAEKWDKVLKQ